From Daphnia magna isolate NIES linkage group LG2, ASM2063170v1.1, whole genome shotgun sequence:
TGTAGTTGTAgtcaatatatatatatttttctcaCAGTGGTATTTTGACTAAAAGTCATTTCGTAATCGTTCTTGATACTTGTGTACTGTTTGTTCGCAGCCTTCAATTGTGCTTGCGAAATATAGTAGACTTTGTCGAtctatgtaaaaaaaaaaaaaaaaaaaaataaaaaaaaataaaataaaaagggtaAATGAGATACCAGCAggagattttttaaaacacagATTTATTTTGGCTACCTCAATCATGTGATAGAACTTATCACATTCGGCATTGAATGCGGTGGCACGGATTTCTCCAGTTTCGTCCATCATGTCCATTGAAAAAAGTTTGCCTTCACCTCTAGAATTGCTCCACGTACGGATATCCGACTTGTTTGTCACTCTTACTTTAATGGTCCATCTGCGTTACAtgaaaattttcattcaaaggTTTCCCAATTCATTACAATTTAATATTTACTTGTTTTGGTATGGTGTTAGGCTCACAATGGGATGGGTTATAATATCTGGCTTTGCCGCTTGCTGACCATATCCACCAGTTTTGTTGGCTGGAGCAGACTTTGAATAATTCATGCTTCCTGCTGGTTTGGAATTCACAGTTGCATCCTCTGACACTTCTCCAACATCATTCAAGGTCTGGGGATTACCAATTTTCTCCCCTAtctaaaaaataacaacattAGAAAATTCACTGACAATCACAACAATACAAAAGGATCATACTTCACTGCCAGGCACAATTGGCTCAACATCAAGAAGGAtgattattttcttttgatctTTGCCTGCAGTTGCCTTTGTTGCAACTTTATTCACAACAAACTTTGTTACTTTAATAATGGTAAAGATCTCAAGTTTGCCCTCTGTAATTAGATGATTTAGTTGGGTGGCCAACATTCCATATGCATAGGAATATTTTCCATCAGAGATGAGAATTCTGTAACGATCATTACTTTCTCCTTGGAGATTTTTGTACCCCTACAGAACAAAAATACTGAGATTTGGTGTAaagtaacatttttttttcctgtttacCAAAACTTGTAGAACTGGAGTTTCACCGTACAGTCCATTCCCAATTATAGCCTGTAGAAGACAATACAAGAAATGTATTTTTGCAGAAAAATgcgaagtaaaaaaaaaaacttacctgAATTGCTCCACTGGTGAGTTTCGGTTGATTCTTTCTGTTCATACTTTCGACAAGACTTACAGAATTATTTTAGATAGATAGATATTTCGTTCTGAAACGTGCGAGAGTTTGATATTCACTTGCTTCCGTCTGTACGACATCCAGAAGGCGGGAAAATAACAATACAAACTTAGGGCAAAGCACTAAGCACGATGGGaaattataaaattatatCGCAGTAGAAAAGctcaaaaaataatttttaagaGCTCGCACAAATATTACAtgattaatttaatttatttttagtcGAAGGATGAAAATAGAATCCTTTTTTAATTCAGACAATTGCTGTGGCATTGCTGCATTatttataaaacaaaaggTTGCTACGGCAACGATTTGCAGACGCAAAGACTAGCTGAATGTTCCTATTGTTTACACTAGAATTGCAAATCTAATTGCCTCTAAAAACAGCTTTGTCCAAATTTTGTAACATAAAATGATTTCTGAGAAAATTAACAAAGCTATCGAAAAGATAAGCAACAATGATTCTACGGGTCTTCAAGAACTTATAAAATCTCAGGAAGTTGTAATTGATAGTGAAGATGAACATGGAATGACATTGCTACAACATGCCgcctttaaaggaaaaaaagatatGTGCCAGTTACTTCTTGATCTGGTAGGTGATTTGATAGTTAAAGGTAAATGAGCTGGTGGTAttcttatgtttttctttcccgtAAGGGAGCTGATCCTAATGGAGGCCATCATGAACATCAATATTCTACCCTTCACTTTGCTGCTTTATCTGGAAATTTAGATATTTGTCAACAGTTGCTTCAGTATGGTTCCAAGCCTGACACAATAAATTCAGTAGGCAGGACTGCAGCTCAAATGGCTGCATTTGTAGGTGAATTGATTAATAAACACACTTGTGAAACAATGTGGCACTAAAACCAAACATTATTACAGGAAACCACACAGTTGTGTCCATTATCAACAACTTCATTCCCCGTTCAGATATAGAGCTCTATACTGCAACACCCAATGACCAAAATGAATCAAAGCTACCTCCAGCTGCTGCACCAGCTTTGCACAAATTTGTGATGCAGGTTGTGCACTTGAATAGACACATgtcatttcttgttttaccaCAAAAAGGCACCTAACttagttttttgttggttttgtttttaggtTAATTTGCATCCTGTTCATCTTTTGTTGACCATTCAAAAACTTCCTATGCTTTACGAAAATCTTGCAAAAGTAAAAAACGTACTGGAGTTGCTTAGTGAGAATCAAATGAAACGTGGTCGAGAAGCAAATGAAATCCTTTCACTCAAATACCATTACTTGCGCTTCTTAGTTGAAAGGATTGCAAAAGAGCAACATCAGCACCCTGAGAAATCTGTCGTAGATTTGATTAATCAGTACATTAAAGCTTTCCTTAAACAACGTCCTTCGGATGGATTCCCTgaatttttggacaatttcatcAGAGAATCTATCCGCACTTTCCCTTTTAAAGAGACGACCATTTTTCGTCAGTTGCTTGTCAACCTCTCCAAAACAAAGCAAGATTCCCCTATGGCCCTCAACCTCCTCACTTCGTGTATCAACGGCCAAAGGGGATTTCAGGATGACGATTCATGTGCAACTTGCGGCCAAGAGAAGGTGGCCAGCAAGTGCTCTGTTTGCAAGTCTGTGCAGTATTGTAACCGTGACTGCCAGAAGCTACACTGGTCCATCCACAAAAAGGAATGCGATAAATTGGCCAAGCAGTTTAAAAATCTGGAAATCAAATCTCAAGATTCTGAGAATAAAACTATAGATCAAGAAGCGGGCAAGTAAAAAGCTCATCTCGTGCGATTTTGCATCATTAAGAATTATCCGTAAGTCTGTTTTAAGTGTAtttttatcattattattgtcCGCCTGTCTCTGCACCGGATTTTAACTCCTTCTTTTTCATCCACCGATTAACATATAAAGTTGGTTACGGTCCAGTCATTTACAGTAGGCGAGATCCTAACCCATTTGTTCTTATGTGTGTCTAATACTTCTTTGGGTGGTACAACCAATTATTAGAACATCCACCCTTCGGAAATACAGTACTTGTCATATTACACTTTctgtgttctttatttttcaagaTTACACTAGCAACTACAGCCACTAGATGGACTTTGTTATCGGTACAAGTTAAGAAACTTTGTTTCAGTATCCCCCATACTATATACCTGGACTCAACGACTCCCGGTGTTCGCAAAGTTCCCTAAagccttggagaaaaaaaaaatcgcacagtacaatcaaaattagccgctgatttcgatttgtttataggttttctcgttaaactcaccattttaaaaatcaatgaaaataaaaagctgTTAGCAcaccaactttgtttttttacgtttaattcaaaaactgtaAGGCAAAtgggaaaataaacttgatttccgtgattttcatttaattccGAATCGAAATAATGTATTTtgagcaaaatttgaaatttggccaaaaatgaaaaagtgggaagggtatagccttcccacttttgtcaaaatctgcaaaaaacggcatctcttagaattcgacaaaaatcacacggcataatcaaaattaaacgctgatttcgtttaagttgttggttttcttgttaaaccagccgttttttaaataaacgaaaacaaagtgctgctAGTGCACCAACTTGTCTTTTGcatttagttcaaaaactataagaccaatccTCGTTTAAAATGTTCTCTTATTGGCTGTATAGGCCGATCGAAGTTGCATGCTTAATGAACACTAAGAACGGAGTGAGGAATTGCTTGACGGAAGCGAGCAATTGGTCCAGGAGAAAACCTGCACACGTGTgccacttctttttttcttttcgataaGCATCGATGCCTCTGTCCAGGGATAATTTGCCTTATGTTAAACATACGATGATGAGCTAAAATTGTATGTTATTATGACCACCGCTATTGGAGCTTTTATACCATAAAGCCAATGACGGAAATCATTCCCGCTAACCAGCCAGCACGTTCGGAATGACATGGGAAATCATTGCGCAGCTATAACGAAGGCTAAAGGGTTTGAAAGATATATAGAACCATACATTATACATTTGACAGTAGCTATATTGACAAGGAAATGAACTAAAATCAATAAAACCTTCTTCGATATATATCGCGTAGTGGGGGTACAGTACGTGTGAGTATTGACCGGCCGAAAGATGGTCCGTTTCGATAATACAATCCACCTACAGACAACGTATTGCTGGCCTTCATTATAAAGATCATTAGGTCCATGAGGTATAAAAACTATGGCAGTACGTACAGGTTTCGGATCGGTATCGCTTCCATCCGACAGCGAAATAGTGACAATGAGCTTCGTTGACCTTCTTCCATCCGTATAGTCTACTTTTAAGGGGGGGCTATGGGAAAGTGGCGCTGGTGCTGTTAAAGGTTATCTCAGTCTGGATCTCTCGGTCAAAATGATCaagaaaagagacaaaaaCGGCGACATCCATACACGCAGGTCTGCATACTCGGAAGCCGGACTTGTATATAGTTGAAGGAGCAAAAAGATACAGCCGGAAAGGAAGGagactatatatatatgggTTGTAtcaggaagaaagaaaaaaacaaaatgagcGGCCGAATGGGGtgaaagagagaagagacTTATCCGCACGACTTGATTTgtcaaacaaaagagaagggtgtctctttctctgtcttttctcttttctgtcTCCTCGTTTTCTCTCTTATAACTGCGGCTGGACACAAGAGAGCGACAAGAGTCTAGTCGGCGCCAAACTCATTAAGCCATTGCCACCTTATATTGGGGGTCTATCAGGGCCTTCCCCATTAAGGGGCCCCTCTGCTGGGGTGCCGGGACGAGGAGAGATGAACATGCTGGGCATCAGCTAGACGGGGGAGGGGTCGGCGCGGTTGGGGGGGGGCAGGCAGTCAGACAAAagccttttctttctttttttgctggaTGGACTGCTGCTTCAtcttcttgtgtgtgtgtgtatatagtgcgtacgtgtgtgtgtgccctTCTAAACTATGTACAGAGTGCGAGCCTTGTTTTAAAAAGACCAAGAGGCCTAACCCTAATATTTGCCTAGTAGTAGACATAGGGATGAAAGGCCATGCACACACACGGGGCACCCGCGGAGTCGCCGGAGCCAACGCGGGGGAGGAGGAGATGGAGGGCGGTAGAGGCCGCGACCCTTTAtgcgtttttttgtgtttttctttttcttggagAAAAGATAGAtatttcagctttttttctctctctctctctctctttgggGTGGTGTTTTTCTTGACTAGGGTTTCTCTTTGTTTCAAGAGAAAACCATCAACTCAAACACACATACACAGATATATAAGACACGTACCGTACACTCGAGAGAAAGGAGAACTGTGAAAATCCACAAAACTGAGAGTCTAATCAGTCAAAGTGCAGAACCGCCCTTCTCTCCATGGAGCTGCCGCCATAGAACATCAACCATCCAGCGGATGACTGACGAGTATCGTCGCCACCATTGCCTGTGTAAAGAGCTCATACGCTAACAGAGCAGTTTAATGCAGTGAGCATAACAATCGCATCTAATAAGATGACACGCAAGAATGTCGAGAATCCCTACAACGTAAAACGGTCCTCCACCCACGTGTAATCCGTATTTTATTCTCACAATTCATTGGATATGTACATGTATAGAGTTTGcccgttttcttttggttgACAATGGACGCAACAGTCGACTATGCGCCGTGCGTATACATAACGATGATTGATGAGACATCAACAAACGACAGCAGGCGACACACACCGCTGTGAGATTCGAATTTCTGCGGCTGTCGCGCcaagtctctctctctctcattattattatatcACCATCGTAGAATTGCTTGTCATTTTCACGTTACCGAACCCCTCCGACCGTCATTGcggtttgtttttgttttttaatttttaaatccATCAGGTAAGTAATTGAGAAGCGCCTTGCGAACTATTCCGGttgattgttttaaaaaattcagttAGTTCagctgctgttgttgatgctactggtggttgtttgtcACCAAAACGGAAAACCGCGTGCGCTGGCCTGCTGCTATATACTCAGCCGCGGTCGTTTCTTGGACATTGTCCATGAAAACCGAGTGCGGAAGGGCGACATATTCAACGGAGACAAGAAATCGAATAAGAATTCCACTTCGTTCTTTTTGCTCCGGCGCCGAGATGGCGCCCCTCCTCCCTAACCCTCCTCCGCTTTCGCGCGCGGCGCGGGTGCAATTGAGCGGAGCGAGCGCGGACCGGCGCCTATGTCGGCGCGTCTTCCTTAGACACACATTTTCACAAAAACTCTGGTTGTGTCAACCTTTTTTTCTACTTATACTTGGCATCCCCGTTTTTCTTATCGAAATTGTGCTCACAAGTTCCTCCCACAACATAGACCTCTTTAAGTCAATATGATTGGCTCCGCTATGTAAACTGGGGAATCTgacacttttttt
This genomic window contains:
- the LOC116916234 gene encoding ankyrin repeat and MYND domain-containing protein 2 is translated as MISEKINKAIEKISNNDSTGLQELIKSQEVVIDSEDEHGMTLLQHAAFKGKKDMCQLLLDLGADPNGGHHEHQYSTLHFAALSGNLDICQQLLQYGSKPDTINSVGRTAAQMAAFVGNHTVVSIINNFIPRSDIELYTATPNDQNESKLPPAAAPALHKFVMQVNLHPVHLLLTIQKLPMLYENLAKVKNVLELLSENQMKRGREANEILSLKYHYLRFLVERIAKEQHQHPEKSVVDLINQYIKAFLKQRPSDGFPEFLDNFIRESIRTFPFKETTIFRQLLVNLSKTKQDSPMALNLLTSCINGQRGFQDDDSCATCGQEKVASKCSVCKSVQYCNRDCQKLHWSIHKKECDKLAKQFKNLEIKSQDSENKTIDQEAGK